One genomic region from Amycolatopsis sp. FBCC-B4732 encodes:
- a CDS encoding helix-turn-helix domain-containing protein, translated as MTYRGEMTEPLGARIRRLRTDRGWTQRELAEPGYDRGFLAKVETGSRPPSDEMLAYLAERFGLTVDELRFGRPPGVADELHTALDEGYRDLEQGRVADAETRFAAVAKQAAGYHLDDVECYARFCRAEVKWQLFDVEGAQQELEHAEELAAAAPPWLRAMIVHRWSGCRYLSGDAGTAIARVEAELATRPADPDAELCLLSALIHPLMEMGGLHRARRAAEDGRRLARAATRPDFVARFHRQASQVWQAIGRADQALQDLTEACRLFTSVGFDRDAARCRWARGYLLRRVGRLDEARAELTAARDQLAAIGSEEGLAGATVELAEVRLRQGAPDEAAALVSEVWPLLTRDVEALGEATGLRGQIAAAQGDPETAIRLLREAAEIQRGASLHGAAVSTSLRLGDALRQRGHLTEAIEAYRRGLDSAAGTEG; from the coding sequence ATGACCTACCGTGGGGAGATGACCGAACCGCTCGGCGCGCGGATCCGGCGGTTGCGCACCGACCGCGGGTGGACCCAGCGCGAGCTCGCCGAGCCCGGCTACGACCGCGGGTTCCTGGCGAAGGTCGAGACCGGCAGCCGTCCCCCCTCGGACGAGATGCTGGCCTACCTGGCCGAACGCTTCGGGCTGACCGTCGACGAGCTGCGGTTCGGCCGTCCCCCGGGCGTCGCGGACGAGTTGCACACGGCGCTCGACGAGGGCTACCGCGACCTGGAGCAGGGCCGCGTCGCCGACGCGGAGACGCGGTTCGCGGCCGTGGCGAAGCAGGCCGCCGGCTACCACCTCGACGACGTCGAGTGCTACGCGCGGTTCTGCCGGGCCGAGGTGAAGTGGCAGCTCTTCGACGTCGAAGGTGCGCAGCAGGAGCTGGAGCACGCGGAGGAACTGGCGGCGGCCGCGCCGCCGTGGCTGCGGGCGATGATCGTGCACCGCTGGTCCGGCTGCCGGTACCTGAGCGGCGACGCGGGCACGGCGATCGCGCGCGTCGAGGCCGAGCTGGCCACCCGGCCGGCCGACCCGGACGCCGAGCTGTGCCTGCTCAGCGCGTTGATCCACCCGCTGATGGAGATGGGCGGCCTGCACCGCGCCCGCCGCGCGGCCGAGGACGGCCGTCGCCTGGCCCGGGCGGCCACCCGGCCGGACTTCGTGGCGCGCTTCCACCGGCAGGCATCGCAGGTGTGGCAGGCGATCGGGCGTGCGGACCAGGCGTTGCAGGACCTGACGGAAGCGTGCCGGCTGTTCACGTCGGTGGGCTTCGACCGCGACGCGGCGCGGTGCCGCTGGGCGCGCGGCTACCTGCTGCGGCGGGTGGGCCGCCTCGACGAGGCCCGCGCGGAGCTCACGGCGGCCCGCGACCAGCTGGCGGCGATCGGGTCCGAGGAGGGTCTCGCCGGCGCGACGGTCGAGCTGGCCGAGGTCCGCCTCCGCCAAGGCGCCCCGGACGAGGCGGCCGCGCTGGTCTCCGAGGTCTGGCCGCTGCTGACCCGGGACGTGGAGGCGCTCGGCGAGGCGACCGGGCTGCGGGGGCAGATCGCGGCGGCCCAGGGCGACCCGGAGACGGCGATCCGCCTCCTGCGCGAGGCGGCGGAGATCCAGCGGGGAGCGTCGCTGCACGGGGCCGCGGTTTCGACGTCGTTGCGGCTCGGCGACGCGCTCCGACAACGTGGTCATCTGACCGAAGCCATCGAGGCCTACCGCCGCGGCCTGGACTCGGCGGCGGGCACCGAAGGCTGA
- a CDS encoding M4 family metallopeptidase — protein sequence MRSPRGLAAIAGLALSFAVPVIPAAAAAPPAATPPEALAARAADQAALNGADRLAKGAGEAFVRTGVTPGGGGLYFASYQRTYHGLPVVGGDAVVVADGAGRVRGTEAAKTAPITVGTQATLNAAQASRIAAAKVSTVDKAEAPKLVVLAGDAPKLAYEVVVSGRTGGHPTKLHVFVDSATGAVLDTRDDVREAGTGNSYYAGTVSIDTSGSGSSYSMTDPARRGIACGREGGSIFTKSSNTWGNGSGTDLETGCVDTLYSVQTEWKMLGDWLGRNGIDGAGGGFRASVGLNDVNAYWDGSSTHFGHSQDNQRQATPMDVVGHEFGHAIFQTTPGGAGSGNENGGLNESTGDIFGALTEYYANNPKDTPDFTVGEGVNLVGQGPIRYMYNPGQIGDPNCYSSSIPSTEVHAAAGPQNHWFYLLSQGSNGSGGPTSPTCNNSSVTGVGIQKAGKIFYNGLLKKTSSWNHKAARKATLEAAIALFPGSCTEFNSTKAAWDAVSVAAVSGEPTCSGQPPAGNDYSLTLSPTSASVQPGQTATTTITTRVTSGNAQTVQLLASGLPEGAKATISPASVQSGGTATLTITTSASTPQGTSQVTVSGDGPDADHSAQFSLTVGTGTPPTGCGGLTEWDVAKAYVPNDVVGHNGHKWTSLWYSTGAEPGAPTSWAVWSDGGAC from the coding sequence ATGAGATCCCCACGAGGGCTGGCGGCGATCGCCGGCCTGGCCCTGAGTTTCGCGGTGCCGGTGATCCCGGCCGCCGCTGCCGCACCTCCCGCCGCCACCCCACCCGAGGCGCTCGCCGCGCGAGCCGCCGACCAGGCCGCCCTCAACGGCGCCGACCGGCTCGCCAAGGGCGCCGGGGAGGCCTTCGTCCGCACCGGGGTCACCCCGGGTGGCGGCGGGCTCTACTTCGCCTCCTACCAGCGCACCTACCACGGCCTGCCGGTCGTCGGCGGGGACGCGGTCGTCGTCGCCGACGGGGCCGGGCGCGTCCGCGGCACCGAAGCAGCGAAAACCGCTCCGATCACCGTCGGCACCCAGGCCACGCTGAACGCCGCGCAGGCGAGCAGGATCGCCGCGGCCAAGGTGTCCACAGTGGACAAGGCCGAGGCGCCGAAGCTGGTCGTGCTGGCCGGGGACGCCCCCAAGCTCGCCTACGAGGTCGTCGTCAGCGGCCGCACCGGCGGCCACCCGACCAAGCTGCACGTCTTCGTCGACAGCGCGACCGGCGCGGTCCTCGACACCCGGGACGACGTCCGCGAAGCGGGCACCGGCAACTCCTACTACGCCGGGACCGTCTCGATCGACACGTCCGGCTCCGGCAGCTCCTACTCGATGACCGACCCGGCCCGCCGCGGCATCGCCTGCGGCCGCGAGGGCGGCTCGATCTTCACCAAGAGCAGCAACACCTGGGGCAACGGCTCCGGCACCGACCTCGAAACCGGCTGCGTCGACACGCTCTACAGCGTCCAGACCGAGTGGAAGATGCTCGGCGACTGGCTCGGCCGCAACGGCATCGACGGCGCCGGCGGCGGCTTCCGCGCGAGCGTCGGCCTCAACGACGTCAACGCCTACTGGGACGGCTCGTCGACGCACTTCGGGCACTCGCAGGACAACCAGCGCCAGGCGACGCCGATGGACGTCGTCGGGCACGAGTTCGGGCACGCCATCTTCCAGACGACTCCGGGCGGCGCCGGTTCGGGCAACGAAAACGGCGGGCTCAACGAGTCCACCGGCGACATCTTCGGCGCGCTGACCGAGTACTACGCCAACAACCCGAAGGACACCCCGGACTTCACCGTCGGCGAGGGCGTCAACCTCGTCGGCCAGGGCCCGATCCGCTACATGTACAACCCGGGCCAAATCGGCGACCCGAACTGCTACTCGTCGTCGATCCCGAGCACCGAGGTGCACGCCGCCGCGGGCCCGCAGAACCACTGGTTCTACCTGCTTTCCCAGGGCAGCAACGGATCCGGCGGGCCGACCAGCCCGACGTGCAACAACTCGAGCGTCACCGGCGTCGGCATCCAGAAGGCGGGCAAGATCTTCTACAACGGCCTGCTGAAGAAGACCTCGTCGTGGAACCACAAGGCCGCCCGCAAGGCCACGCTCGAAGCCGCGATCGCGCTCTTCCCCGGCAGCTGCACGGAATTCAACTCCACCAAGGCCGCCTGGGACGCGGTGAGCGTCGCCGCCGTCAGCGGTGAGCCGACGTGCAGCGGCCAGCCGCCGGCCGGCAACGACTACTCGCTGACGCTGTCGCCGACGTCGGCGTCCGTCCAGCCCGGACAGACGGCGACCACGACCATCACCACCCGGGTCACGTCGGGTAACGCCCAGACCGTCCAGCTGCTGGCCTCCGGCCTGCCCGAGGGCGCGAAGGCGACGATCAGCCCGGCGAGCGTCCAGTCCGGTGGCACCGCCACGCTGACCATCACCACCTCGGCGAGCACGCCGCAGGGCACCAGCCAGGTGACGGTCAGCGGTGACGGCCCCGATGCCGACCACAGCGCGCAGTTCTCGCTGACCGTCGGCACCGGCACCCCGCCGACCGGCTGCGGCGGCCTCACCGAGTGGGACGTGGCGAAGGCGTACGTGCCCAACGACGTCGTCGGCCACAACGGTCACAAGTGGACGTCCCTGTGGTACTCGACCGGTGCCGAGCCCGGCGCGCCCACCTCGTGGGCCGTGTGGAGCGACGGCGGCGCCTGCTGA
- a CDS encoding glycoside hydrolase family 9 protein, with product MRLLPLATAAALAVPLAAAPAEAATPAEVRVDQVGYALGEAKHAYLLGSAPGTFTVVDERGHPVRTGRTGASLGAWNARYPAVFDLDLSTLDRPGTYRVKAAGATSPPFRIDTARRLFRPHVRATTEFFQAQRDGHDVVPGRLDRKPSHLTDRAATVYAEPEFAGEGGDEIVEPLKPQGGPVDVEGGWVDAGDFVKFTSNTAYSLAELGFVLREDPDPVLAKEVRFGLDWLDKVWDGRTKTLYAQVGIGTGSEEFGFLGDHDVWRNPQDDDALDVKPGEPAYFVKHRPVFPAAPAGAPLSPNLAGRVAAAFALGAQVHAHRDPRLARHYLTEAAAVFAQAQTANVGELVTAFPHAYYPESSWADDLELGATQLALAARALKDPRANGWARDAAKWAKAYIGSGDTSTLNLYDTSALAHADLAGLLRTGVPGAALGVRDLAADLRRQLDSGVEAAKRSPFRTAVAVTDFDAASKSFGFAATARLYQRVTGDSRYAAFGAQQRDFTLGANAWGVSLVVGVGTTSPRCPHHQAANLAGPAKVLYGAVVNGPNGADNFADLPFPAGAKECTRPYESFDGQGSRYADDLSSWPSNEPAIDFTSTALLAFSLAGRP from the coding sequence ATGCGCCTGCTTCCCCTCGCCACGGCCGCCGCCCTCGCCGTGCCCCTCGCCGCCGCCCCGGCCGAAGCCGCAACCCCGGCCGAGGTGCGCGTGGACCAAGTCGGTTACGCGCTGGGGGAGGCGAAGCACGCGTACCTGCTCGGGAGCGCGCCGGGGACGTTCACCGTCGTCGACGAGCGCGGGCACCCCGTCCGCACGGGCCGCACCGGCGCGAGCCTCGGAGCCTGGAACGCCCGCTACCCGGCGGTGTTCGACCTCGATCTGTCCACTCTGGACCGTCCGGGCACCTACCGGGTCAAGGCCGCGGGCGCGACGTCGCCGCCGTTCCGGATCGACACCGCGCGCCGGCTGTTCCGCCCGCACGTGCGCGCCACCACCGAGTTCTTCCAGGCCCAGCGCGACGGCCACGACGTCGTGCCCGGCCGGCTCGACCGCAAGCCTTCGCACCTGACCGACCGGGCCGCGACCGTCTACGCGGAACCGGAGTTCGCCGGCGAGGGCGGCGACGAAATCGTCGAACCGCTGAAGCCCCAGGGCGGCCCGGTCGACGTCGAAGGCGGCTGGGTCGACGCCGGCGACTTCGTGAAGTTCACGTCCAACACCGCGTATTCGCTGGCGGAGCTGGGTTTCGTGCTGCGCGAGGACCCGGACCCGGTGCTGGCGAAGGAGGTCCGGTTCGGTCTCGATTGGCTCGACAAGGTCTGGGACGGCCGGACCAAGACGCTCTACGCGCAGGTCGGCATCGGCACCGGCAGCGAGGAGTTCGGCTTCCTCGGCGACCACGACGTCTGGCGCAACCCGCAGGACGACGACGCCCTCGACGTCAAGCCCGGTGAGCCGGCCTACTTCGTCAAGCACCGCCCGGTGTTCCCGGCCGCCCCGGCGGGCGCGCCGCTCTCGCCCAACCTCGCCGGCCGCGTCGCCGCCGCGTTCGCGCTCGGCGCGCAGGTCCACGCGCACCGCGACCCGCGGCTGGCTCGTCACTACCTGACCGAGGCCGCGGCGGTGTTCGCCCAGGCCCAGACGGCGAACGTCGGCGAGCTCGTCACCGCGTTCCCGCACGCGTATTACCCGGAATCGTCCTGGGCGGACGACTTGGAGCTGGGCGCGACGCAGCTCGCGCTGGCGGCGCGGGCGTTGAAGGACCCGCGCGCGAACGGCTGGGCCCGCGACGCGGCGAAGTGGGCGAAGGCCTACATCGGCAGCGGCGACACGAGCACGTTGAACCTCTACGACACCAGCGCGCTCGCCCACGCCGACCTCGCCGGGCTGCTGCGCACCGGCGTCCCCGGCGCCGCGCTCGGCGTGCGCGACCTCGCCGCGGACCTGCGGCGCCAGCTCGACTCCGGCGTCGAGGCGGCGAAGCGGAGTCCATTCCGGACGGCGGTCGCCGTCACCGACTTCGACGCGGCCAGCAAGAGCTTCGGCTTCGCCGCCACCGCGCGGCTCTACCAGCGCGTCACTGGCGACTCCCGCTACGCCGCCTTCGGCGCGCAACAACGGGACTTCACCCTCGGGGCCAACGCCTGGGGCGTCTCCCTCGTGGTCGGCGTCGGCACGACGTCGCCGCGGTGCCCGCACCACCAGGCCGCGAACCTCGCCGGCCCGGCGAAGGTGCTCTACGGCGCGGTCGTCAACGGCCCCAACGGCGCCGACAACTTCGCCGACCTGCCGTTCCCCGCGGGCGCGAAGGAATGCACCCGTCCGTATGAATCCTTCGACGGGCAGGGAAGCCGCTACGCCGACGACTTGAGTTCATGGCCCAGCAACGAGCCGGCCATCGACTTCACCTCCACGGCACTGCTCGCATTTTCGCTGGCGGGCAGGCCGTAG
- the cydC gene encoding thiol reductant ABC exporter subunit CydC → MSTRDTLRLVRAALLGAGAELAALALMATAAWLLLRAAERPPLGALTVAIVGVRTLALLRGGLRYAERLAGHEVVLRWLGALRTRVYQALVSSSRFSGGDLLTRLVSDVDALQDAVLRWLLPAGVAALVGSTAVVVVATASAGAAAVLAAGLLVAGVLLPWLVIRTTARAARENAPKRAELAERAVELVTGHRELVAAGALAEHRARATSVVDGIAVSERATSGTAALLGAAGVLVQLGTAVAVALLAGASVPWTAALTLAAMTSFEVVLPLVGAARRVPEIRASAALVRAVLAQPPAPEGARTPEKGHFRLESAGVRHPGRAPSLQRIDLDLPPGKRVGILGPSGAGKTTLLRLLLGSQAPTEGRVLLDGHPLGEYADLSGTISGAEADAHVFHATVRENLLLAKPAATDDELREACAVAGFDLDLDRGTGPDGDALSGGQRQRLVLARAVLAAPPVLVLDEPVEGLDPAHGDAVLKNVLAHAKGTVVLVTHRPEHLDGFDEVLTLEDGRALPASAAGRRPGRP, encoded by the coding sequence GTGTCCACAAGGGACACCCTCCGCCTCGTCCGAGCCGCACTGCTCGGGGCCGGGGCCGAACTCGCCGCCCTCGCGCTCATGGCCACCGCCGCCTGGCTGCTCCTGCGTGCCGCCGAACGGCCGCCGCTCGGGGCGCTCACCGTCGCCATCGTCGGCGTCCGGACCCTCGCCCTGCTGCGCGGTGGCCTTCGCTACGCCGAGCGGCTCGCCGGGCACGAAGTCGTCCTGCGGTGGCTGGGGGCGCTGCGCACCCGCGTCTACCAGGCCCTCGTGTCCAGCTCACGGTTCTCCGGCGGAGACCTCCTCACCCGGCTCGTGTCCGATGTGGACGCTCTGCAGGACGCCGTCCTGCGGTGGCTGCTGCCCGCCGGGGTCGCCGCGCTCGTGGGGTCCACCGCGGTCGTCGTCGTGGCCACCGCTTCCGCCGGTGCCGCCGCCGTGCTCGCCGCCGGGTTGCTCGTCGCGGGTGTACTGCTCCCCTGGCTGGTCATCCGCACCACCGCCCGTGCCGCCCGCGAGAACGCCCCGAAACGCGCCGAACTGGCCGAGCGCGCGGTCGAACTCGTCACCGGGCACCGGGAGCTCGTCGCCGCCGGCGCGCTGGCCGAACACCGCGCACGGGCGACCAGTGTCGTCGACGGGATCGCCGTGAGCGAGCGGGCCACCTCGGGTACGGCCGCGCTGCTCGGCGCCGCCGGGGTGCTCGTCCAGCTGGGCACCGCCGTCGCCGTCGCGCTGCTGGCCGGTGCCTCCGTGCCCTGGACCGCCGCGCTCACGCTGGCCGCCATGACGAGCTTCGAGGTCGTCCTCCCGCTGGTCGGGGCCGCCCGGCGGGTGCCGGAGATCCGCGCGTCGGCCGCCCTCGTGCGGGCCGTCCTGGCCCAGCCGCCCGCTCCCGAAGGCGCCCGGACGCCGGAAAAGGGGCACTTCCGGCTCGAAAGCGCCGGCGTCCGCCACCCGGGCCGGGCCCCCTCGCTCCAGCGGATCGACCTGGACCTGCCGCCCGGCAAGCGCGTCGGGATCCTCGGCCCCAGCGGCGCCGGCAAGACGACGTTGCTCCGCCTCCTCCTGGGCAGCCAGGCACCCACCGAAGGCCGGGTGCTCCTCGACGGCCACCCGCTCGGCGAGTACGCCGACCTGTCGGGAACCATCTCGGGCGCCGAAGCCGACGCGCACGTCTTCCACGCGACCGTCCGCGAGAACCTCCTGCTCGCGAAGCCGGCCGCCACCGACGACGAGCTGCGGGAAGCCTGCGCGGTCGCCGGGTTCGACCTGGACCTCGACCGCGGCACCGGGCCGGACGGCGACGCGCTCTCCGGCGGTCAGCGGCAGCGGCTCGTCCTGGCCCGCGCGGTCCTCGCGGCCCCGCCGGTGCTGGTGCTCGACGAGCCCGTCGAAGGCCTCGACCCCGCGCACGGCGACGCCGTCCTGAAGAACGTCCTCGCGCACGCGAAGGGCACGGTCGTCCTGGTCACCCACCGCCCCGAGCACCTCGACGGCTTCGACGAGGTGCTCACCCTCGAGGACGGGCGAGCACTTCCCGCATCGGCGGCCGGTCGGCGACCCGGACGTCCGTGA
- a CDS encoding helix-turn-helix transcriptional regulator: MSESVGERLRELRTERGLTQRQLAGPQYSAAYVSSVETGARTPSGDALRFFARQLAIDPDELLGGRSPRELLELDLDLIETAERFLAGDVRRAAPRMQRLRRHAERLDRPRQAGIALLWLAGYSTGDVRTKYVAEAETALSGEPPPVRAMVVPLRAAVLSGWGEAQYSLHLLETCHAELLRDGYPQPSMLLTLRACLAERHLRQGDLERASEYADSALRLTRGGPAVLAELTRSHVEVCRSHLAADRFADAAASVAAAYDLMQERALHPAMAHCLLARARVRGRAGDVGGALADLGAARETAGPADVPAITVELAAEYLAAGRLETAAALLDQVRPSVGSGTALAAELRLQLGSLARARGDARRAAEDLRAAVELATGLGARGVLVRALRPLSELLGETGRRAEAADVLRDGLIALGAEAD, encoded by the coding sequence GTGAGCGAGAGCGTCGGCGAACGCCTGCGTGAGCTGCGTACCGAACGCGGGCTCACGCAACGCCAGCTCGCCGGGCCGCAGTACTCCGCGGCCTACGTGTCGTCGGTCGAAACCGGCGCGCGGACGCCGTCGGGCGACGCGCTGCGGTTCTTCGCCCGGCAGCTCGCCATCGACCCCGACGAGCTGCTCGGCGGCCGCTCCCCGCGCGAGCTGCTCGAACTGGACCTCGACCTGATCGAGACGGCGGAACGGTTCCTGGCCGGCGACGTCCGCCGCGCGGCACCCCGCATGCAGCGGCTCCGCCGGCACGCCGAACGCCTGGACCGGCCGCGGCAGGCCGGGATCGCGCTGCTGTGGCTGGCCGGGTACTCGACGGGCGACGTCCGCACGAAGTACGTCGCCGAAGCCGAAACGGCGTTGTCGGGCGAGCCGCCGCCGGTGCGCGCGATGGTCGTGCCGCTGCGCGCGGCCGTGCTCAGCGGCTGGGGCGAGGCGCAGTATTCCCTGCACCTGCTGGAAACCTGCCACGCGGAGCTGCTGCGCGACGGCTACCCGCAGCCGTCGATGCTGCTGACGCTGCGGGCCTGCCTGGCCGAGCGGCACCTGCGCCAGGGCGATCTGGAGCGGGCTTCGGAGTACGCGGATTCGGCGCTGCGGCTCACCCGGGGCGGCCCCGCGGTGCTGGCCGAGCTGACCCGCAGCCACGTCGAGGTGTGCCGCAGCCACCTCGCGGCGGACCGGTTCGCCGACGCGGCCGCGTCGGTCGCCGCGGCCTACGATCTCATGCAGGAACGGGCCCTGCACCCGGCGATGGCGCACTGCCTGCTGGCCAGGGCCCGGGTCCGCGGCCGCGCGGGTGACGTCGGGGGCGCGCTGGCCGACCTCGGCGCGGCGCGGGAGACGGCGGGGCCGGCCGACGTCCCGGCGATCACCGTCGAGCTCGCCGCCGAATACCTGGCGGCGGGCCGGCTGGAAACGGCGGCCGCGCTGCTCGACCAGGTCCGCCCCTCGGTCGGGTCGGGCACGGCGCTGGCCGCGGAACTGCGGCTGCAGCTGGGTTCGCTGGCCAGGGCCCGCGGCGACGCCCGGCGCGCGGCCGAAGACCTGCGTGCCGCCGTCGAGCTGGCCACCGGCCTGGGCGCACGCGGGGTGCTGGTCCGCGCGCTGCGGCCGTTGAGCGAGCTGCTCGGCGAGACCGGCAGGCGGGCGGAGGCGGCGGACGTGCTGCGCGACGGGCTCATCGCGCTGGGCGCGGAAGCCGACTGA
- a CDS encoding 1-acyl-sn-glycerol-3-phosphate acyltransferase, which yields MIAQLVRFVLGPLARALYRPEVHGVENVPTTGPVLLAANHRAALDTGVITFATPRQVKFLGKAEYFTGKGLKGKLMAGFVGGLGYIPVERGNAQAGLAALEAARKVLDAGGVFAIYPEGTRSLDGRLHRGHTGVAALALATGAKVVPVALTGTEHLQPKGAKIPRPAKISITFGKPLDFSRYEGQDYAPAIRRSVTDEVMYAILEISGQEYVDTYHKRPSEGVA from the coding sequence TTGATCGCGCAGCTTGTCCGCTTCGTGCTGGGGCCGCTGGCCAGGGCGCTGTACCGGCCCGAGGTGCACGGCGTGGAGAACGTGCCCACCACGGGCCCGGTGCTGCTCGCGGCCAACCACCGGGCGGCGCTCGACACCGGCGTGATCACGTTCGCGACCCCGCGGCAGGTGAAGTTCCTCGGCAAGGCGGAGTACTTCACCGGCAAGGGCCTCAAGGGCAAGCTGATGGCCGGCTTCGTCGGCGGCCTCGGCTACATCCCGGTCGAGCGCGGCAACGCCCAGGCCGGGCTCGCCGCGCTGGAAGCGGCCCGCAAGGTCCTCGACGCGGGCGGCGTCTTCGCGATCTACCCCGAGGGCACCCGCTCCCTGGACGGCCGGCTGCACCGCGGCCACACCGGCGTCGCGGCCCTGGCGCTGGCGACCGGCGCGAAGGTGGTGCCGGTCGCGCTGACCGGCACCGAGCACCTCCAGCCGAAGGGCGCGAAGATCCCCCGGCCCGCGAAGATCTCCATCACGTTCGGCAAGCCGCTGGACTTCTCGCGCTACGAGGGCCAGGACTACGCCCCGGCGATCCGCCGGTCGGTCACCGACGAGGTGATGTACGCGATCCTGGAGATCTCGGGCCAGGAGTACGTGGACACCTACCACAAGCGGCCGAGCGAAGGCGTCGCCTGA
- a CDS encoding glucosyl-3-phosphoglycerate synthase, whose amino-acid sequence MSWFERRTWQEPGWTPADIVTAKGDRTISVVLPALDEERTVGAVVASVRPLVGSVVDELVVVDSGSTDATVETAEAAGARVVRREDVLPDLPPVPGKGEVLWRSLAATSGDLVVFLDSDLVDPDPAFVPSLLGPLVTEPGVHLVKGFYRRPLRLESGGGGRVTELLARPVLSALRPALGGLVQPLGGEYAGTREFLESVPFAAGYGVEIGLLLDAEARYGLDGLAQVNLGVRKHRNRSLPQLGVMSRQILGTALARCDVPAADAPFTQFVQVDEEWLPDVTDVRVADRPPMREVLARPRG is encoded by the coding sequence GTGAGTTGGTTCGAGCGGCGTACGTGGCAGGAACCCGGTTGGACGCCCGCGGACATCGTGACCGCGAAGGGTGACCGGACGATTTCCGTCGTGCTACCGGCCCTCGACGAAGAGCGGACGGTCGGTGCCGTCGTCGCGTCCGTCCGCCCCCTGGTCGGTTCGGTCGTCGACGAGCTCGTCGTCGTGGACTCGGGTTCCACGGACGCCACGGTCGAAACCGCCGAAGCCGCGGGTGCGCGGGTCGTCCGCCGCGAGGACGTGCTGCCGGACCTGCCGCCGGTCCCCGGCAAGGGCGAGGTGCTGTGGCGTTCGCTGGCCGCGACCAGCGGTGACCTCGTCGTCTTCCTCGACTCGGACCTGGTCGACCCGGACCCGGCGTTCGTGCCGTCGCTGCTCGGGCCGCTGGTCACCGAGCCCGGCGTGCACCTGGTCAAGGGGTTCTACCGCCGTCCGCTGCGGCTGGAGAGCGGCGGCGGCGGCCGCGTCACCGAGCTGCTGGCCCGGCCGGTGCTCTCGGCGCTGCGCCCGGCGCTCGGCGGGCTGGTCCAGCCCCTCGGCGGCGAGTACGCGGGCACCCGCGAGTTCCTCGAATCGGTGCCGTTCGCCGCCGGGTACGGCGTCGAGATCGGGCTGCTCCTCGACGCCGAAGCGCGCTACGGCCTCGACGGGCTCGCCCAGGTCAACCTCGGTGTCCGCAAGCACCGGAACCGGTCGCTGCCGCAGCTGGGCGTGATGTCCCGCCAGATCCTGGGCACGGCGCTGGCGCGCTGCGACGTGCCGGCCGCCGACGCGCCGTTCACGCAGTTCGTCCAGGTCGACGAGGAGTGGCTGCCGGACGTCACGGACGTCCGGGTCGCCGACCGGCCGCCGATGCGGGAAGTGCTCGCCCGTCCTCGAGGGTGA